The genomic region ACTTAAAATGTAGTTTTTCTCGTAAACGTCGGGCTAGGGTCCAATCTTCCCCCACCCCCTACCCCCCTACTCCTTCCCTATTTCGTGCAAAACTCAACCGCGAATGATGGTGAGatggtgggtggtggtggatTGGGTGCGCGGTGGTGGCGGCGTTTCAGGAGAGAAATGGGGGGAGGAGTGGAGGAGGGGGTGAAGAGATGTGACGGGTGGTGGTGGGTTGGATTTTTCTCGGActtttttttcggattttcgATGGCGAGGGAAAGGGAGAGTGAAATAGCATGGGGGCGGGGTGTTGATGGTGCTGATGGGAGGGGGGTGACCTTGGGGGATTTTCTGGGGGTAGAATGGGTACTTTGGGTATTTGTGGAGAGGAAATAAATTGTCGATTGAGTTAAAATGGAGAAGCTTCTGAtcacttccattttttttttcaaaatcgctttattgaatgattttcaCAAGAATTTAGTAATTgttgatttgaaatttttttttttgagaatcagGAATACTAAATTCTATTGACATAAatattaatgatttatttaatgaattttcatgttaattaaattttttttcatttttgatttcaggtatttaaaataaaagtggaaaaatgaatttcacgCCTTTCCAAGGATTCGCCACAGGTACCTTACCAACGGGCACGGTGCATCAATTTGCAACGGCCAAATTTGCCCAAAATTTGACAACCGGAGGTCAAGTTGTTGGTGTGCTATCTGGTGGTGAAGGAGGTGTACACTATTTAAGGCCAGTCGAtccaaatggatttacggtgGCTACTCAGGGGGGCAATAATCAACAACAACAAATAATAACATTACCAATAACAGTGCCTGGCAAAGATGGTACACAGCAACAGCAAACCGTCCAAATACAAGTGGTTAATCCAGCTGTGTCACAGGGTGGCAACAGTGGCGATCAGCCTAAGTATCATTTAGCACCGATATCATTGGGACAATTTCCACAGGGTGCTGCAACCGTTTTGACAGTAGCTTACAGCCAACAAGGAGCTGATGGGGTGCAGATACAGGTACAACCACAGAACACGGTGGCCACCACACAAACGTAAGTCTATCAATTTGCATTTCCACCTTATAAGTGTTCTGTTTTGTTTGATGGGGATCGAGAGATATTTATTGATGTGTCTAGAGTCGATTCAGACTTTTCAATGTAAAATATTTCACTTCTAGATCGGAGCAAACAACGCAAAGTACATCAACAGCAGTAACAAGTACAGCGCAACAGACAATACCTCAAACCGTTCAACTACCAGGTGCCCCAGAAGGTCTCACTGTTGTCGCCCAAATCCCCCAGGATCTAATTCTGCGTGAGGGAATAGAGGACACCAAGGAGGACATAAAGGAAGGCACAACGCCAGTGGCCCTGATAAAACGAGGAAGCGTCAAGAATCAGGCGAATCAAAGTGGCGAGGAATTCATAACCTCCATGCCAGCTACCTGGCAGAGCTTGGCAGCACCAGGTTCAACAGTAGCCGATTACCTAGCCCGAATACCCGCCAACACACTTCCCCTCTCTCTCCATCACTTCCTGAAATTCTCAGCGGAGACAATAAAGCGTGAATCAACGATAGAGTCGAGCCCCCTGGGGGCAGACGGTATAGACGCCTCTGGTAGTACAGCATCGGGTGATCAGACAGTTCAGATAACAGTTGGTGGTGGTGAAACGGAGATTATTCCCGATGTCGCTGAGGATCAAGAGTCTGGGACAAAGCCCAAGAGGAAAAAGAAGTACAAGAAGAAGCCACCGAAGCCGAAGAAACCAAAGCCAGGACAAGTGTCCATAGTAACAGCCCTAGATGGTACCACCCTCTTCTGTTGCCCTCAGTGCAACATGGCGTATCCTGAGAAGGAGCTCCTCGAGCAGCACCTGATTGGTCACAAGATCGAGCGCAGATTTATCTGTGATATTTGTGGTGCTGGACTGAAACGCAAGGAGCACCTGGAGCGACACAAATTGGGGCACAATCCAGACAGGCCGTTCATATGTTCCGTCTGCATGAAGGGCTTCAAGAGAAAAGAACATCTCAATCTTCATTTTGTCATTCACTCTGGACAGAAGACAGAGGTATGCACAGAGTGTGGAAAAGCCTTTTATCGTAAGGATCATCTCCGAAAGCATGCAAGATCACATCTGGCAAAACGCGCCAAGGAGGATCCTCTGGGGACTGTTGACTCACAGAATCAGGGACAACAGACTGACACTCAGGGACAGGGGCAGACTGGCGAAATCCAGAATTCGGTTTCTGAACTCCAGCAAATTCAGATACAAGTGGGGCAGGGCTCCCAGGCACAGATACATCAGATTGCAGTTACCGAACAGTCAACCGTTGTACTTCCAACAGCCGCTGAAACTGGCGCTATGGCTATGCTCCATCAACAGCAGCAGCATTAGCGGCAATCAACCGTTCCAGGTACAGCTGGACGGTATTCTCGGGTTAATCAGCAACGGGCCAAGGGAAGAGTTGCATAGGTCCATTAAATCATCGATGGGAATTCCTCGCGGGAAAATGCCCTCGGCGAGTGTGTCTGGAGGCCTATTTCATGCATTTCACCATGAGGAGGTGGGGAATTGAATGCATCGCCTATTTGTTGCAAAAGTAAATTCAGTGATTCGACTTGATGGAGAAGATATCTAGATTTTCTAATGATACgttgattttttgataatagggattttcaaagagaatttttattgttagagGTCGAGGACTAACTAAAGATATTGTAtacgtattattttttatccaaaataaaaaataggtaTTTAATACGTTTCATCAATGAATCTCTCAGCAAAGATCCAAATGTTTTTATTGATCCGCTAATTCTCAATTTGCTGTTAAagtatgaaaaaatagtgGTAGCTGTTAGCCATCAAGTAGAATCggcagaaaaatataattcaattatatattttgcataatattttttaatattatataaaaatatatagtgACTTAAAAATATACCTCATGTTTGTTTATATGAAGTGGGCCAATTCCAGACACTCAAACCTATTCTCTTGCGTAGATTTGCATCTCTTCCCAATCAATAAATgtttgaaaggaaaaatgatGATATCAATgagtttttgaagaatttgtgGTGATTGTTACATTTGGGCTGAATGACAGGCGTTTCCGTGAGATGCTTTATCTCCTTGGGTTTCTTTGAATACAGTCTTTGGGTATTacgatttttctcatttctatTTTCGTCGTTAAACGCCCAATGATTTATTTCTTTAGCACGCACGCGTTCTAGTGTGCGTTTAACAGACTGACGAGTGCACTTTCGTCGCAAGAAGATAGCTCAGGGGATTttggttgaattttttttttattatgagcATTTCGAGTCATCCCAGGGGTTCCTAAAATCCTGAACagatttatatgaatttttacctaaaatggATGAGGCCCTGGGATGAGGCGGAGTCCTCCAGATTCAGAGGATTTATTCGGGATTGTGATCACTATGAACAGATGCATGAACTTTAATACATATGCATGTCCACGGTgacatttaaattgaaattgataatGTACATAGAGTTACAAttgtgataattttgattgattcAAACAATTGTTTATGACTTTGGTTGGCAAGATACACGAATTATATACTTcagaagaaaacaaaaaaattttatgaaaaatcttaTTCTAATCCCACTGGATTTCTATTACCAGATGCCTGTAGGAAATCCAGAACATCAATTTCTACAGTTTTTTgcttcatttttctttattttttcataaagttGAACTAATAAATGCAACTCGAGGAATTCCgtagaaaatgaaatatattccTAAATAATTTCCTATATTTCATTTCTATAATTTCTAGGATTGCCGGCCTCGTAATTGGGTGCtgcaattcattaatt from Diachasmimorpha longicaudata isolate KC_UGA_2023 chromosome 1, iyDiaLong2, whole genome shotgun sequence harbors:
- the LOC135162647 gene encoding transcription factor Sp4-like → MNFTPFQGFATGTLPTGTVHQFATAKFAQNLTTGGQVVGVLSGGEGGVHYLRPVDPNGFTVATQGGNNQQQQIITLPITVPGKDGTQQQQTVQIQVVNPAVSQGGNSGDQPKYHLAPISLGQFPQGAATVLTVAYSQQGADGVQIQVQPQNTVATTQTSEQTTQSTSTAVTSTAQQTIPQTVQLPGAPEGLTVVAQIPQDLILREGIEDTKEDIKEGTTPVALIKRGSVKNQANQSGEEFITSMPATWQSLAAPGSTVADYLARIPANTLPLSLHHFLKFSAETIKRESTIESSPLGADGIDASGSTASGDQTVQITVGGGETEIIPDVAEDQESGTKPKRKKKYKKKPPKPKKPKPGQVSIVTALDGTTLFCCPQCNMAYPEKELLEQHLIGHKIERRFICDICGAGLKRKEHLERHKLGHNPDRPFICSVCMKGFKRKEHLNLHFVIHSGQKTEVCTECGKAFYRKDHLRKHARSHLAKRAKEDPLGTVDSQNQGQQTDTQGQGQTGEIQNSVSELQQIQIQVGQGSQAQIHQIAVTEQSTVVLPTAAETGAMAMLHQQQQH